A DNA window from uncultured Methanoregula sp. contains the following coding sequences:
- a CDS encoding TIGR00297 family protein encodes MQRQRGLGYASALVGGSILLGPYVQPPWLMALIIILFSLILWRFFDTKYISYTFCILAALYGIGLLPFFVVATTFAMLALGELVFQRSADDLNTYLYYVISTAWAGVLVMTYLHVDALLTIIFGIISAVLLKVILLKYEDSLMIEGVGIAMTMWLIQELNYEANLQMVVAAVIVGFTFGYFAFRSKTADLSGLFSAALVGIILLVFADTRWFLIMLVFFILGSAATKYKFEYKKRIGVEQGQSGARGYKNVFANGIVAAAAAVLFGVFQQPVFIVMYVGCVATAAADTLASEIGVTGGIPYLITTLKKVPIGTNGGVTLVGESVALLGGFLVSLAALLLGVITPWMLVICTIAGFVGTNIDSLVGATLENKGFLGNAGTNLLATIGGGLFALAVYLLVPL; translated from the coding sequence ATGCAGCGGCAGCGGGGACTCGGGTACGCATCGGCACTGGTGGGTGGCTCGATCCTCCTTGGTCCCTATGTCCAGCCCCCGTGGCTGATGGCGCTCATCATCATCCTCTTCTCGCTCATCCTCTGGCGGTTCTTCGATACCAAATACATCAGCTATACGTTCTGCATCCTTGCGGCGCTCTATGGTATCGGTCTTCTCCCCTTCTTTGTCGTGGCTACAACCTTTGCTATGCTGGCCCTGGGGGAGCTGGTCTTCCAGCGGAGCGCCGACGATCTCAATACCTACCTCTATTATGTCATCTCAACTGCCTGGGCCGGCGTGCTTGTCATGACGTACCTCCACGTGGATGCGCTCTTAACCATCATCTTCGGTATCATCTCTGCCGTGCTTCTCAAGGTGATCCTGCTCAAGTACGAGGACTCGCTGATGATAGAAGGCGTGGGGATCGCCATGACCATGTGGCTGATCCAGGAGCTCAATTACGAGGCCAACCTCCAGATGGTGGTGGCGGCCGTCATTGTCGGGTTCACGTTCGGGTATTTTGCATTCCGGTCGAAGACCGCCGACCTCTCCGGCCTCTTCTCGGCGGCTCTTGTCGGGATCATCCTTCTTGTCTTTGCCGACACGCGCTGGTTCTTGATCATGCTCGTCTTCTTCATCCTCGGCTCTGCCGCAACCAAGTACAAGTTCGAGTACAAGAAGCGGATCGGCGTGGAGCAGGGCCAGAGCGGGGCCCGGGGCTACAAGAACGTGTTTGCCAACGGCATCGTTGCCGCAGCGGCAGCGGTTCTCTTCGGGGTCTTCCAGCAGCCGGTCTTCATCGTCATGTACGTGGGCTGCGTGGCAACCGCCGCTGCCGATACCCTGGCAAGCGAGATCGGTGTCACGGGAGGGATCCCGTACCTTATCACGACCCTGAAGAAAGTCCCCATCGGCACGAACGGCGGCGTGACGCTGGTTGGCGAGAGCGTTGCCCTGCTTGGAGGTTTCCTCGTCTCCCTTGCGGCCCTTCTCCTCGGGGTCATCACGCCCTGGATGCTTGTCATCTGCACGATTGCCGGGTTCGTCGGCACCAACATCGACAGCCTTGTCGGGGCTACGCTCGAGAACAAGGGATTTCTCGGCAATGCCGGTACCAACCTCCTTGCAACGATCGGCGGCGGCCTCTTTGCCCTGGCAGTCTACCTGCTCGTCCCGCTCTGA
- a CDS encoding response regulator — translation MGKVLVIDDSSFQRKIISGVLTQNGHTVILKENGKEGLEQVLQEKPDLIFTDLLMPEYDGFWLLEQLKSHDLSIPVIVLTSDIQKTTEERCRGLGAVTILNKPVNKEQVVSAVQTILGKP, via the coding sequence ATGGGAAAAGTATTGGTTATTGACGATTCCTCGTTCCAGCGGAAAATTATTTCCGGCGTATTAACCCAGAACGGGCATACGGTTATCCTGAAGGAGAATGGCAAAGAAGGACTTGAGCAGGTACTGCAGGAAAAGCCCGACCTGATCTTCACCGATCTGCTGATGCCGGAGTATGACGGGTTCTGGCTGCTGGAACAGCTGAAGTCCCACGACCTGTCTATCCCGGTCATTGTCCTCACCTCTGACATCCAGAAGACTACCGAGGAGCGGTGCCGGGGCCTCGGGGCTGTAACAATTCTCAACAAGCCCGTGAACAAGGAGCAGGTGGTCTCTGCGGTCCAGACAATTCTCGGGAAGCCGTGA
- a CDS encoding pyruvate kinase alpha/beta domain-containing protein: MTFVAKKCYYFDKPGGENTADAARFSIERAKELGLKTIVLASSSGKSAEVFFAAMKGSGLRLVVVTHVVGFTKPGVWEFSDEIARRLRAEGVTIVTGTHALSGLERALSRSPKVGGGSRTEAIAEALRRVVAVGLKVAVECVLIAADTGAIGVEEEVIAVGGTATGADTVCVIRPAHTANFFDLQVREIVAMPRVR, translated from the coding sequence ATGACGTTCGTTGCGAAAAAGTGTTATTATTTCGATAAACCGGGCGGGGAGAATACTGCCGATGCTGCCCGGTTCTCCATAGAGCGGGCAAAGGAACTCGGCCTGAAGACCATTGTTCTCGCCAGCAGCTCCGGAAAGTCCGCTGAGGTTTTTTTTGCAGCCATGAAGGGATCGGGTCTCCGGCTGGTTGTCGTGACCCATGTTGTCGGCTTCACGAAACCGGGCGTCTGGGAGTTTTCCGATGAGATTGCGAGGAGACTGCGGGCAGAAGGAGTAACGATCGTCACCGGCACCCATGCCCTCTCGGGTCTTGAACGCGCACTCTCGCGCTCTCCCAAAGTCGGCGGGGGTTCCCGCACGGAAGCTATCGCCGAAGCGCTCCGGAGAGTTGTGGCCGTTGGTCTCAAGGTGGCCGTGGAGTGCGTGCTGATAGCAGCCGACACCGGTGCAATCGGTGTCGAAGAGGAAGTTATCGCAGTCGGGGGAACCGCAACCGGTGCCGATACGGTCTGCGTGATCCGGCCTGCGCACACGGCAAATTTCTTTGACCTCCAGGTGCGCGAGATTGTGGCCATGCCCAGGGTCCGGTAA
- a CDS encoding metallophosphoesterase family protein, producing MGAIIFSDVHADAEALGALASCIKDPSFSVAFGPAELLVNLGDLLHRGSRPQETLEKIHTLSQEYRLVSVLGNHDHAFLHGILVSGSDAASTYRHEQLRDSPLLSIFNTMPMDWPDRDMLFVHGGPLELGEQTLRLKCWQRLSHESGDFFTGYHYTAAMAFEALEKRGLTHLCCGHQHENICCRKTENGIVQHNLDFQPLVLEKNKKVHLEVARVPLDVPTILRVGGCHGYAPEFAYTDYKTFSFIRIISPC from the coding sequence ATGGGTGCCATAATCTTTTCAGATGTGCACGCAGATGCAGAAGCTCTCGGCGCACTGGCTTCATGCATTAAGGATCCATCATTCTCTGTCGCGTTTGGTCCGGCCGAGCTTCTCGTGAACCTTGGCGATCTCCTGCACCGCGGCAGCAGGCCCCAGGAGACCCTGGAGAAGATCCATACTCTCTCGCAGGAATACCGGCTCGTCTCCGTTCTCGGGAACCATGACCATGCGTTCCTTCACGGGATTCTCGTAAGCGGCAGCGATGCTGCAAGCACGTACCGCCACGAACAGCTGCGGGACTCGCCGCTCCTCTCCATCTTCAATACCATGCCCATGGACTGGCCCGACCGGGACATGCTCTTTGTCCATGGCGGTCCGCTGGAGCTCGGGGAACAGACCCTCCGGCTGAAATGCTGGCAGCGCCTCTCCCATGAATCCGGCGATTTCTTTACCGGGTACCATTACACGGCTGCGATGGCGTTCGAAGCCCTGGAGAAGCGCGGGCTTACCCATCTGTGCTGCGGCCACCAGCACGAGAATATCTGCTGCAGGAAGACGGAGAACGGGATAGTCCAGCACAATCTCGATTTCCAGCCGCTCGTTCTTGAGAAGAACAAAAAAGTGCACCTGGAAGTTGCCCGGGTTCCCCTGGATGTCCCGACCATCCTCCGGGTCGGGGGCTGTCACGGGTACGCCCCCGAGTTTGCCTATACGGATTACAAAACATTCTCTTTTATCCGGATCATATCCCCGTGCTGA
- a CDS encoding HXXEE domain-containing protein: MDLNILWLVPIAYSIHIIEESPRFVPWAIRYFSAPKTFGQFILGNVMFMAYVIIAVFLATTYPSEWTLVLGLSTAAWIFSNFTIHAFFTLTSGEYSPGVVTAGAIYVPVALYIFASFLQANLLSGVDIVISVFLGAFIFMYIPVAIQMWRGKWRNRSGSAV; this comes from the coding sequence ATGGACCTGAATATTCTCTGGCTGGTACCTATCGCTTACTCCATCCATATTATCGAGGAAAGCCCGCGGTTTGTCCCCTGGGCGATACGGTATTTTTCGGCTCCCAAAACATTCGGGCAGTTCATTCTGGGAAACGTCATGTTCATGGCATATGTTATCATTGCCGTGTTCCTTGCAACAACATACCCTTCTGAATGGACACTTGTGTTGGGTTTATCCACTGCCGCCTGGATATTTTCAAATTTTACCATCCATGCATTCTTCACGCTCACATCCGGAGAATATTCCCCGGGTGTCGTGACCGCTGGCGCCATCTATGTTCCGGTTGCCCTGTATATTTTTGCCAGTTTCCTGCAGGCCAACCTGCTCTCCGGTGTTGATATTGTCATATCGGTTTTCCTGGGCGCTTTTATTTTCATGTACATTCCCGTGGCGATCCAGATGTGGCGGGGGAAGTGGAGAAACCGTTCGGGAAGTGCTGTATAA
- a CDS encoding response regulator: MYSILYVDDEPDILDITKIFLEEGGNFRVDTSNSAKKMLESSTIPTYDAIITDYQMPGMNGIQFLIEIRKQYGDIPVIIYTGKGREEIVIEALNNGADFYVQKGGEPSAQYADLGHKTLQAILRKNAERSVDNLNKIFSALPVGVLLLDEDTVITHASRSLAGMVLREPADVIGKRGGGGLGCINSEEDARGCGYATMCPSCPLRKGLEQVIATGCNIRDAMIELTLRIDGKLCLCWLRVNAEPVSIDNARFVLVAIDDVTNLKKSQMALPAQ, encoded by the coding sequence ATGTATTCCATCCTGTATGTTGATGACGAACCGGATATTCTGGATATCACCAAGATCTTTCTCGAAGAGGGGGGAAATTTCCGGGTTGATACCAGCAATTCGGCAAAAAAGATGCTGGAATCATCCACGATTCCGACCTATGATGCGATCATCACCGATTACCAGATGCCGGGGATGAACGGCATCCAGTTCTTAATTGAGATCCGGAAACAGTACGGGGATATCCCGGTCATTATTTACACCGGGAAAGGAAGGGAGGAGATCGTGATCGAGGCCCTCAATAATGGGGCAGATTTCTATGTCCAGAAAGGAGGGGAGCCTTCGGCCCAGTATGCAGATCTCGGGCACAAAACCCTCCAGGCAATCTTAAGAAAGAATGCGGAACGATCGGTCGATAACCTCAACAAGATCTTTTCAGCCCTTCCGGTGGGGGTCCTGCTCCTGGACGAGGATACGGTCATCACCCATGCAAGCCGGTCCCTTGCGGGGATGGTTTTGCGGGAACCGGCGGACGTGATCGGGAAACGGGGAGGGGGAGGACTGGGGTGCATCAATAGTGAGGAGGACGCACGGGGATGCGGTTATGCAACGATGTGCCCGTCGTGTCCGCTCCGGAAGGGATTGGAACAGGTGATTGCAACCGGGTGCAATATCCGGGATGCGATGATTGAACTTACCCTCAGGATCGACGGGAAGCTCTGTCTGTGCTGGCTCAGAGTGAATGCCGAGCCGGTCTCGATCGACAACGCGAGATTCGTTCTTGTTGCTATTGACGATGTAACAAATCTGAAAAAGTCGCAGATGGCTCTTCCGGCACAGTAA
- a CDS encoding valine--tRNA ligase gives MVPSDQLPKNYDFAEVEERWRGIWRDEDHFFDKNSKKPQFVIDTPPPYPTGNFHIGNALNWCYIDFFARYKRMKGFNVMFPQGWDCHGLPTEVKVEELNHITKNDVSREEFRKMCRDLTIKNIEAMRLTLRKMAFSTDWSNEYITMMPQYYSKTQLSFLRMQKSGYIYQSEHPVNYCTRCETAIAFAEVSYEDRETQLNYFDFDGVEIATTRPELLAACVAVAVHPGDERYHRLKGKSMKVPLFGHDVPVVQDEAVDPAFGSGAVMICTFGDKQDVHWWKQHNLALRKAIDRKGRMTDIAGKYKGLNTTECRAAILADMQEKKILHRQEKLAQRVGTCWRCKTPIEILSERQWFVKIKPDEIQKAAHQIEWYPEHMLRRMENWVEQMEWDWCISRQRIFATPIPVWFCTKCGEMVFPDEKDLPVDPTLTKPKHPCPKCGNTAFTGEEDVLDTWMDSSISVLNVTGWNGTGMPPFFPAQIRPQGHDIIRTWAFYTILRSVALTGSKPWNEILVNGMVLGEDGFKMSKSRGNIIVPEEILVKYGADALRQWGAMGAATGSDIMFNWNDVVAASRFQTKMWNITKFALMQLEKGGFDENEPVTALADRWLLVRLSDTVGQVSNAMEDYQFDVALKAIREFAWDVLADNYIELVKGRLYQQDNSRRSACLVLHTAFDALCRLLAPFTPYFAEECYSYLKGESVHKQPWVSFTYEDETARREGNLLVQVVAEVRKYKHDAGLALNAPLGKVTIYAPHTVNDEGDTGRTLNADVHWRTDVAKLDRAITDIEFNRSIVGKTFKKEGQAFMDAVKALSPAELANPPKTIMLGGVETAMPENVFTPKYSYMEEGAKVDVLTIGDVIVTVAKQ, from the coding sequence ATGGTGCCATCAGATCAACTGCCGAAGAACTATGATTTCGCTGAAGTGGAGGAGCGCTGGAGGGGAATCTGGCGCGATGAGGATCACTTTTTTGACAAAAACTCGAAAAAGCCGCAGTTCGTGATCGATACGCCCCCGCCGTACCCGACGGGAAATTTCCATATCGGCAACGCACTGAACTGGTGTTATATCGACTTCTTTGCCCGGTACAAGCGCATGAAAGGGTTCAACGTGATGTTCCCCCAGGGCTGGGACTGCCACGGGCTCCCGACCGAGGTCAAGGTGGAAGAGCTCAACCACATCACGAAGAACGATGTATCCCGGGAAGAGTTCCGGAAGATGTGCCGCGACCTCACCATCAAGAACATCGAGGCCATGCGCCTGACCCTCCGGAAGATGGCGTTCTCGACCGACTGGAGTAACGAGTACATCACGATGATGCCGCAGTACTACAGCAAGACCCAGCTGTCATTCCTGCGCATGCAGAAGTCGGGGTACATCTACCAGAGTGAGCACCCGGTTAATTACTGTACCCGGTGCGAAACGGCAATCGCGTTTGCCGAGGTCTCGTACGAGGACCGCGAGACGCAGCTCAATTATTTCGATTTTGACGGCGTGGAGATCGCAACAACGAGGCCCGAGCTTCTCGCGGCCTGCGTGGCCGTAGCCGTGCACCCCGGCGACGAGCGGTACCACAGGCTGAAAGGCAAGTCCATGAAAGTGCCGCTCTTCGGCCACGATGTCCCGGTTGTCCAGGACGAGGCGGTTGACCCGGCGTTCGGCTCGGGCGCGGTCATGATCTGTACGTTCGGCGACAAGCAGGATGTCCACTGGTGGAAACAGCATAATCTCGCGCTCCGGAAGGCCATCGACCGCAAGGGCCGGATGACCGACATTGCCGGCAAGTACAAGGGACTCAACACCACCGAGTGCCGGGCAGCCATTCTTGCCGACATGCAGGAGAAGAAGATCCTCCACCGGCAGGAGAAACTGGCCCAGCGGGTCGGCACCTGCTGGCGCTGCAAGACGCCGATCGAGATCCTTTCCGAGCGGCAGTGGTTTGTCAAGATCAAGCCCGACGAGATCCAGAAAGCAGCCCACCAGATCGAGTGGTACCCCGAGCACATGCTCCGCCGAATGGAGAACTGGGTCGAGCAGATGGAGTGGGACTGGTGCATATCCCGGCAGCGGATCTTTGCAACGCCGATCCCAGTCTGGTTCTGTACCAAGTGCGGCGAGATGGTTTTCCCCGATGAGAAGGATCTTCCGGTCGACCCGACGCTGACGAAACCCAAGCACCCCTGCCCCAAGTGCGGCAACACGGCATTTACCGGAGAAGAAGACGTGCTCGACACCTGGATGGACTCGTCCATCTCCGTGCTCAACGTGACCGGCTGGAACGGCACCGGCATGCCCCCGTTCTTCCCGGCCCAGATCCGACCGCAGGGCCACGACATCATCCGGACATGGGCTTTCTACACCATCCTGCGCTCGGTTGCGCTCACCGGATCCAAACCCTGGAACGAGATCCTGGTCAACGGCATGGTGCTCGGCGAGGACGGCTTCAAGATGAGCAAGAGCCGGGGCAACATCATTGTTCCCGAGGAGATCCTGGTCAAGTACGGCGCCGATGCCCTCCGGCAGTGGGGCGCCATGGGAGCGGCAACCGGCTCCGACATCATGTTCAACTGGAACGACGTGGTCGCGGCCTCCCGGTTCCAGACCAAGATGTGGAACATAACGAAGTTCGCGCTGATGCAGCTTGAGAAAGGCGGGTTTGACGAGAACGAACCGGTCACGGCGCTTGCCGACCGCTGGCTCCTGGTCCGGCTCTCGGACACGGTCGGGCAGGTCAGCAATGCGATGGAGGATTACCAGTTCGATGTCGCGCTCAAGGCCATCCGCGAGTTCGCGTGGGATGTTCTTGCCGACAACTACATCGAACTCGTCAAAGGCCGGCTCTACCAGCAGGACAATTCCCGGAGAAGCGCCTGCCTGGTGCTCCACACCGCGTTCGATGCCCTCTGCCGGCTCCTCGCCCCGTTCACCCCGTACTTTGCCGAGGAATGCTACTCGTACCTGAAAGGCGAGAGCGTCCATAAGCAGCCCTGGGTCTCGTTCACGTACGAAGACGAGACGGCACGAAGGGAAGGCAACCTGCTCGTGCAGGTCGTAGCCGAAGTCCGGAAGTACAAGCACGACGCCGGCCTTGCCCTCAATGCCCCGCTCGGGAAAGTCACCATCTATGCCCCGCACACCGTCAATGACGAAGGCGATACCGGCCGTACGCTCAACGCGGATGTCCACTGGCGTACCGATGTTGCCAAGCTCGACCGGGCCATCACCGATATCGAGTTCAACCGCTCGATTGTCGGCAAGACTTTCAAGAAGGAGGGGCAGGCGTTCATGGACGCGGTGAAAGCGCTCTCACCGGCAGAGCTCGCTAACCCGCCGAAGACGATTATGCTGGGTGGCGTCGAGACAGCCATGCCCGAGAACGTCTTCACGCCCAAATATTCCTACATGGAAGAGGGCGCAAAAGTGGATGTTCTCACGATTGGCGATGTCATTGTGACGGTTGCAAAGCAGTAA
- a CDS encoding PAS domain-containing sensor histidine kinase yields the protein MSGTEINRECLFLYDHLHIGILVVRKDHTICFWNRCLEEWTGIKRDDVKGASLFSRFPQLDTPSIRARFPAVFEQGPPVFLSSRFHPNLIPSPLPDGSLRVQKGSILPFRLEEETFAMLVIEDVTDQVHQVTEYRRMRDIARQELSERMNAQIALRIANAKLSLFSDITLQDIRSQVVAARGFDHLLRMNLSSIEKSRTYSEKIDGQLALIEKYVTMMLEFVQLGAAVPTWQLLDPILRKAKLDAQLQNLEIGSGVENLEIFAPPLLDRIAINLLENAQQHGENPEVLVKISFREEPEYGVLLFEDNGAGVKPEDKIAIFKPGFGTKVKLSLYHTREILAITGITIDETGMFGTGARFEMRLPKDTYRYVHT from the coding sequence ATGAGCGGGACTGAAATCAACCGGGAATGTCTTTTCCTCTATGATCATCTCCACATTGGCATCCTTGTTGTACGAAAGGATCACACCATCTGTTTCTGGAACCGGTGCCTGGAGGAATGGACCGGGATAAAAAGAGACGATGTCAAAGGTGCCAGCCTCTTCTCCCGCTTCCCGCAGCTCGATACCCCTTCGATCCGTGCAAGGTTTCCCGCGGTGTTTGAACAGGGGCCCCCGGTCTTCCTCTCCTCACGGTTCCATCCCAACCTCATCCCGTCGCCCCTGCCCGACGGTTCCTTGCGTGTCCAGAAAGGATCCATCCTGCCGTTTCGGCTGGAAGAGGAGACCTTTGCCATGCTTGTTATCGAAGATGTGACCGATCAGGTGCACCAGGTTACCGAGTACCGCAGAATGCGGGACATAGCGCGGCAGGAACTCTCTGAGAGGATGAATGCGCAGATCGCTCTCCGGATTGCCAATGCGAAGCTCAGTCTCTTCTCGGATATTACTCTCCAGGACATCCGTAGTCAGGTGGTAGCTGCCCGGGGATTTGATCATTTACTCCGGATGAACCTGTCCTCAATCGAGAAGAGCAGGACGTATTCTGAGAAGATCGACGGGCAGCTGGCCCTTATCGAGAAATATGTGACAATGATGCTTGAGTTTGTCCAGCTGGGTGCAGCAGTTCCCACGTGGCAGCTTCTGGACCCGATCCTCCGGAAAGCAAAACTGGATGCCCAGCTTCAAAACCTTGAGATCGGCTCAGGGGTAGAGAATCTTGAGATCTTTGCGCCCCCTCTTCTTGATCGTATCGCAATAAACCTGCTGGAGAATGCACAGCAGCACGGGGAAAATCCAGAGGTTCTGGTAAAAATCTCGTTCCGGGAAGAGCCTGAATATGGCGTTCTCCTGTTTGAGGATAACGGAGCAGGTGTGAAGCCGGAAGACAAGATCGCCATCTTCAAACCCGGCTTCGGGACAAAGGTCAAGCTCAGCCTTTACCATACCCGGGAGATTCTTGCCATTACCGGCATCACCATCGATGAGACCGGCATGTTTGGAACGGGTGCCAGGTTTGAGATGCGTCTCCCGAAGGACACCTACCGTTATGTGCATACCTGA
- a CDS encoding LytS/YhcK type 5TM receptor domain-containing protein: MDFSVLTQLNVLLQLMCVIIVAAYLLTRSRIFPEILDGRATFTTQIILVIFFGALSVYGTISGIEFMGSVVNVRDLGPMLAGLLAGPWVGIGAGLIGAAYRLSMGGITVYSCSVTAVFAGLFGGLIWLHCKKKFAGWKIAVAFAILMEIFHMILTLLIARPFDDALAIVERVYIPMILANAIGMFVFAYIVRNFQNEQKVQAERDALIREKKQ, translated from the coding sequence ATGGACTTCTCCGTACTCACCCAGCTCAATGTGCTCCTGCAGCTCATGTGCGTGATAATCGTGGCAGCATACCTTCTGACCCGGAGCCGGATCTTCCCGGAGATCCTTGACGGCCGGGCCACATTCACCACCCAGATAATACTCGTCATCTTCTTTGGCGCCCTCTCCGTGTACGGCACGATCAGCGGCATCGAGTTCATGGGCTCGGTCGTGAATGTCCGCGACCTCGGCCCCATGCTCGCCGGCCTGCTTGCCGGCCCGTGGGTCGGCATTGGCGCGGGACTGATAGGCGCTGCCTACCGGCTCAGCATGGGCGGCATCACCGTCTATTCCTGCTCGGTCACCGCAGTTTTCGCCGGGCTCTTCGGCGGCCTCATCTGGCTGCACTGCAAAAAGAAATTCGCCGGCTGGAAGATCGCGGTGGCCTTTGCCATCCTCATGGAGATCTTCCATATGATCTTAACGCTCCTCATCGCCCGGCCGTTCGATGACGCGCTCGCGATAGTCGAGCGGGTATACATCCCCATGATCCTTGCAAACGCGATCGGCATGTTCGTCTTTGCCTACATTGTCCGGAACTTCCAGAACGAGCAGAAGGTCCAGGCTGAACGCGATGCCCTGATCCGGGAAAAGAAACAATAA
- a CDS encoding chemotaxis protein CheX produces MIDNDSRDAITEMINIGVGRAAGILNEITGSNIKLRVPNLHIIRFGDLPGAHLNLMGNERLSTVMQEFHGNFSGTTSLAFSSESAASLVQLLSGETGPAPDMDAVSVETLKEVGNIIINAVMGSISNVLAENLVFTLPEYCEGNMNEIASGRHAIKPDDWIILAQTQFMIESMSIEGMILLVLEVGSLDRLVQSIQKHHS; encoded by the coding sequence ATGATCGATAACGACTCCCGTGATGCCATTACCGAGATGATCAATATCGGGGTGGGACGGGCTGCCGGCATCCTCAATGAGATCACGGGCTCGAACATCAAACTCCGGGTTCCCAATCTTCACATCATCCGGTTTGGCGATCTTCCGGGTGCTCATCTCAATCTTATGGGAAACGAGCGGCTCTCGACCGTCATGCAGGAGTTCCATGGTAATTTTTCCGGAACCACCTCGCTTGCCTTTTCCTCGGAGAGCGCAGCCTCGCTTGTACAGTTGCTCTCCGGCGAGACCGGGCCGGCACCGGATATGGATGCCGTTTCGGTCGAGACATTGAAAGAAGTGGGAAATATCATCATCAACGCGGTGATGGGCTCGATCTCGAATGTTCTTGCAGAAAACCTCGTCTTTACCCTGCCGGAATATTGTGAAGGGAACATGAATGAGATCGCCTCCGGCCGCCACGCCATCAAACCCGACGACTGGATCATCCTTGCACAGACCCAGTTCATGATCGAGTCCATGAGTATCGAAGGCATGATCCTGCTGGTGCTGGAAGTCGGTTCGCTCGACAGGCTTGTCCAGAGTATCCAAAAGCACCATTCATGA
- a CDS encoding redox-regulated ATPase YchF has product MITLALAGKPNCGKSTFFKAATMANAEIANYPFTTINPNFGVAYVRTKCACAGLPVKCTHCTDGNRFVAVNLIDVAGLVPDAHKGKGLGNQFLDNLRQANAILHVIDASGGTDSEGNPVGVGNHDPEVDVTFLLFEMTMWVHGILDKHWSRISRQSQGKGAVIEQGIADTFVGLGITLEDVRDVALKLKLDLVHASVEDLVPLCAEMVKISKPMLVVGNKFDEAPESLRTKLAAQKVAFASAASELALRNAAAAHIIQYLPGDEQFKIANEASLSAPQKAGLARIAGVMKECKGTGVQQAINRAVFELLDMIVVYPVEDENHYCNKQGDVLPDAFLMRKGSTPHDLAYQVHTEIGKGFLYAVDARTKMRIKETHVLKDGDIIKIVSAAK; this is encoded by the coding sequence ATGATCACCCTTGCCCTTGCAGGAAAACCCAACTGCGGTAAATCTACCTTTTTCAAGGCAGCAACCATGGCCAATGCCGAGATCGCCAACTACCCGTTCACGACCATCAACCCCAACTTCGGGGTAGCCTATGTCCGCACGAAATGTGCCTGCGCCGGCCTGCCGGTCAAGTGCACGCACTGCACGGACGGCAACCGCTTTGTTGCAGTGAACCTCATCGATGTGGCCGGGCTTGTTCCCGATGCGCACAAGGGCAAGGGCCTGGGCAACCAGTTCCTCGACAACCTCCGGCAGGCCAACGCGATCCTGCACGTCATCGATGCGAGTGGCGGGACGGACAGCGAGGGGAACCCCGTCGGGGTCGGCAACCATGATCCCGAGGTGGATGTCACGTTCCTCCTCTTCGAGATGACCATGTGGGTCCACGGGATCCTGGACAAGCACTGGTCCCGGATCAGCCGCCAGTCGCAGGGCAAGGGTGCCGTGATCGAGCAGGGGATCGCCGATACCTTCGTTGGCCTGGGCATAACTCTGGAAGACGTGCGCGACGTGGCTTTGAAACTGAAGCTCGATCTCGTGCATGCCAGCGTCGAGGACCTTGTCCCGCTCTGCGCCGAGATGGTGAAGATCTCAAAGCCGATGCTTGTTGTAGGGAACAAGTTCGATGAAGCGCCCGAGTCCCTGCGCACGAAACTCGCTGCCCAGAAGGTCGCGTTTGCAAGCGCAGCATCCGAGCTCGCGCTCCGCAATGCGGCAGCAGCCCATATCATCCAGTACCTGCCGGGCGACGAGCAGTTCAAAATTGCAAACGAAGCCTCCCTGTCAGCCCCCCAGAAAGCCGGGCTTGCCAGGATTGCGGGTGTCATGAAAGAGTGCAAGGGCACCGGTGTCCAGCAGGCCATCAACCGGGCGGTCTTCGAGCTCCTGGACATGATCGTGGTCTACCCGGTGGAGGACGAGAACCACTACTGCAACAAGCAGGGCGATGTTCTGCCGGACGCGTTCCTGATGCGGAAGGGTTCCACGCCCCACGATCTCGCCTACCAGGTGCACACGGAGATTGGCAAGGGATTCCTGTACGCGGTTGATGCCCGCACCAAGATGCGGATCAAGGAGACCCATGTGCTCAAGGATGGCGACATCATCAAGATTGTCAGCGCTGCCAAGTAA